In the genome of Flavobacterium panacagri, one region contains:
- a CDS encoding DUF1810 domain-containing protein: MIYAKNDLTRFLDAQNKLYLTAYSELKKGKKETNWMWFIFPQIQGLGKSTLSDYYAVANLEEATAYLNHPVLAKHLIEISKLLLTFKKKSAEGILGELDARKLHSSMSLFVQVENANPVFQEVLDTFFYGHLDQMTLNFTKKTVVLPETVLS, encoded by the coding sequence ATGATTTATGCAAAAAATGATTTGACCCGATTTTTAGACGCCCAAAACAAATTGTACTTAACGGCCTATTCTGAGCTTAAGAAAGGTAAAAAAGAAACCAATTGGATGTGGTTCATTTTTCCCCAAATTCAAGGTTTAGGAAAAAGTACTCTTTCTGATTATTATGCTGTAGCTAATTTAGAAGAAGCAACAGCCTATCTTAATCATCCCGTTTTAGCAAAACACTTAATTGAGATTTCGAAGTTATTACTGACTTTCAAAAAGAAATCCGCCGAAGGTATTCTAGGCGAACTTGACGCTCGAAAACTGCATTCGTCTATGAGCTTGTTTGTTCAGGTAGAAAATGCTAATCCAGTTTTTCAAGAAGTTCTGGATACTTTTTTCTACGGTCATTTAGATCAAATGACTTTAAACTTTACTAAAAAAACTGTTGTCCTGCCAGAGACAGTACTTTCTTAA
- a CDS encoding DUF2024 family protein, translating to MKIAVWDTYVTRKDGKIMHFDILVDENVNDAEQVYEYGKIYLKTVAQEGQTLSSKECRFCHIDKAPIEVENQIRENGFSIIEMENCN from the coding sequence ATGAAAATAGCAGTTTGGGATACTTATGTAACCCGCAAAGACGGAAAAATAATGCACTTTGATATTTTGGTTGATGAAAATGTCAATGATGCCGAACAAGTGTATGAATATGGTAAAATATACCTAAAAACTGTAGCGCAAGAAGGACAGACTTTATCGTCTAAAGAATGCCGTTTCTGCCATATTGATAAAGCACCGATTGAGGTTGAAAACCAAATTCGAGAAAATGGGTTTTCTATTATTGAAATGGAAAACTGTAATTAA
- a CDS encoding YggS family pyridoxal phosphate-dependent enzyme: protein MKNEIIFNLLKVHQRIENACIASGRNPSDVQLLLATKTVPADRIKIAIEAGETLMGENKMQEFRDKDTALKHLPIERHFIGHLQTNKVKDVLKYASCIQSLDRLNLADELHKQLLNQNRKLDVFVQVNTSYEESKFGLEPSSVLDFIKKIKSYETLNIKGLMTIGLLDVEKEKMIPSLRLLRTIRDEIYSEGIEGLQDLKLSMGMSQDLELAIAEGSNMVRIGTSIFGNRFLGKEIWNENIAE from the coding sequence ATGAAAAACGAAATCATTTTTAATTTACTAAAGGTGCATCAACGGATTGAAAATGCCTGCATAGCTTCTGGAAGAAATCCGTCTGATGTTCAGCTTTTACTGGCTACAAAAACAGTTCCGGCAGACCGGATCAAAATTGCCATTGAAGCTGGAGAAACTTTAATGGGCGAAAACAAAATGCAGGAATTTCGGGATAAAGATACTGCATTGAAACATCTTCCTATCGAACGTCACTTTATTGGACATCTTCAAACCAATAAAGTAAAAGATGTTCTCAAATATGCGAGCTGTATTCAATCTCTTGACCGCTTGAATCTGGCTGATGAATTACACAAACAGCTTCTAAATCAAAACAGGAAACTGGATGTTTTTGTGCAGGTAAATACTTCTTATGAAGAAAGTAAATTCGGTCTGGAACCTTCATCTGTTTTGGATTTCATCAAAAAAATAAAATCGTACGAAACTTTAAACATTAAAGGTTTAATGACCATAGGTTTATTGGATGTTGAGAAAGAAAAAATGATTCCGTCCTTAAGACTTTTAAGAACGATTCGGGATGAAATTTATTCGGAAGGAATTGAAGGTTTACAAGATTTAAAACTTTCGATGGGAATGTCTCAGGATTTGGAACTAGCTATTGCCGAAGGCTCCAATATGGTTCGAATTGGTACTTCGATCTTTGGAAACCGCTTTCTCGGAAAAGAAATCTGGAACGAAAACATTGCAGAATAA
- a CDS encoding response regulator codes for MNTERYNLLLADDDDDDCLFFKEALDETSINAALTIVHDGVQLMDYLKTNTSNNFPDVLFLDLNMPRKNGLECLAEIKTDEKLKELPVIIFSTSLDSEIVNNLYKNGASYYIRKPGDFSKLKKVIEIALTTASENNFKQPERAHFILQP; via the coding sequence ATGAATACAGAGCGTTATAATCTTTTACTAGCTGATGACGATGATGATGACTGTCTTTTCTTTAAAGAAGCTCTCGACGAAACTTCAATTAATGCAGCTCTTACTATAGTCCATGATGGGGTACAATTAATGGACTATTTAAAAACAAACACTTCAAATAATTTTCCTGATGTACTTTTCCTTGATTTAAACATGCCTAGAAAAAATGGTTTAGAATGTTTGGCAGAAATAAAGACAGATGAAAAATTAAAGGAACTGCCCGTTATTATTTTTTCGACTTCATTAGACAGCGAAATTGTAAACAACTTATACAAAAATGGTGCTTCGTATTATATTCGAAAACCTGGCGATTTTTCGAAATTGAAAAAGGTAATCGAAATTGCCTTAACTACTGCATCTGAGAATAATTTCAAACAGCCCGAAAGAGCTCATTTCATTCTGCAACCCTAA
- a CDS encoding HlyD family secretion protein: protein MLNISKDNNVLITPGQYKSITSVARRPHYRILNKVIIGFLIFCVCCLFLPWTQNISGSGSVTTLKPDQRPQTVHNAIAGRIEKWFVKEGDYVKKGDTILFISEIKEDYLDPNLVGNTKQQVDAKKMAVESYGDKVNSLDVQAQSLNTERQLKLEQAGNKIRQARLKIKSDSMDLVAVRTQLRIAQTQFDRSTALNKEGLKPMTDVEQKRLKLQESEAYIITQENKLLSSRNELINAKVEINRITAEYAEKISKSRSDKFTALSTQYDTEAQVNKLENQYTNYRLRNGLYYITAPQSGYVNRALLAGLGETIKEGTPVVSIMPSSYDIAVETYVDPIDLPLVHRGAKVRVWFDGWPRIVFSGWPGLSYGTYGGKVVAIENFISSNGKYRILVSPDGEDRHWPKELSIGAGAQSIALLETVSVWYEIWRNLNGFPPNYYNSGEKEAKGKEKK, encoded by the coding sequence ATGCTCAATATATCTAAAGATAATAACGTACTTATAACTCCGGGTCAATACAAATCGATTACAAGTGTTGCCCGCAGACCTCATTATAGAATTTTAAATAAAGTCATAATCGGATTTTTGATCTTCTGTGTTTGCTGCCTTTTTCTACCGTGGACACAAAATATTTCGGGAAGCGGTTCTGTAACGACTTTAAAACCAGATCAAAGACCACAGACAGTTCATAATGCTATTGCAGGACGAATTGAAAAATGGTTTGTAAAAGAAGGAGATTATGTAAAAAAAGGAGATACAATCCTTTTTATTTCGGAGATCAAAGAAGATTACCTGGATCCGAATTTGGTTGGAAATACCAAACAACAAGTTGATGCTAAAAAAATGGCCGTTGAATCGTACGGCGATAAAGTCAACTCTCTTGATGTTCAAGCACAGTCTTTGAATACTGAAAGACAATTGAAATTGGAACAAGCGGGAAATAAAATAAGACAAGCAAGACTGAAAATAAAAAGCGACAGTATGGATTTGGTTGCGGTAAGAACGCAGCTCCGAATTGCACAAACACAATTTGACCGTTCAACAGCTTTAAATAAAGAAGGCTTAAAGCCAATGACAGACGTCGAGCAGAAAAGGTTAAAACTGCAGGAATCGGAAGCGTATATTATTACGCAGGAAAATAAATTATTGAGCAGTAGAAATGAATTGATCAATGCGAAAGTGGAGATCAACAGAATTACAGCTGAATATGCGGAGAAAATTTCAAAATCCAGAAGTGATAAATTTACGGCATTAAGTACCCAATACGATACAGAAGCTCAGGTAAATAAGTTAGAAAATCAGTATACTAATTACAGATTAAGAAACGGTTTGTATTACATTACAGCACCACAAAGCGGTTATGTAAACCGTGCTTTATTAGCAGGTCTTGGAGAAACGATAAAAGAAGGAACTCCAGTAGTAAGTATTATGCCTTCTAGTTATGATATTGCGGTAGAAACCTATGTAGATCCTATCGATTTACCATTGGTTCACCGTGGTGCAAAAGTTCGTGTTTGGTTTGACGGATGGCCGCGAATTGTATTTTCTGGCTGGCCGGGATTATCTTACGGAACTTACGGTGGTAAAGTGGTTGCAATTGAAAACTTTATCAGTTCGAATGGAAAATACCGAATTTTAGTTTCGCCAGATGGAGAAGATCGTCACTGGCCAAAAGAATTGAGTATTGGTGCCGGTGCGCAAAGTATTGCATTGCTGGAAACCGTTTCGGTATGGTATGAGATTTGGCGAAACTTAAATGGTTTCCCGCCAAATTATTATAATTCAGGAGAAAAAGAAGCAAAAGGAAAGGAGAAAAAGTAA
- a CDS encoding glycosyltransferase gives MESETFISEQFYSNGSSAISKKSVNSSIFGTKEKSKKIHVERPTSPFGLAVLIGTFVLMLAGGYAVYLLQDDFEQFHFERIASTWGLPFLIITTILFFYQTGVFLYSSYLYLRYKPIESVSDDLLPTCTIIVPAYNEGKLVWDTLLSLADSDYPAEKLQLLAIDDGSKDDTWYWMQEAKAKLGDRVTIFQQPKNQGKRQALYRGFKLGTGEIFVTVDSDSIVKKDTLRNLVSPFVVNKKCGAVAGNVQVLNNKSAILPKMLNVSFVMSFEFQRSAESELGSVLCTPGALAAYKRDAVFNCLPEWINQTFMGEPSDIGEDRALTNMILKQGFEVKFQRNAVVLTNVPEEYKGLYKMFIRWARSNVRENLMMAKYVFTDFRKGSKFGARMLFANQFFKIAMTYPFILFMFYFIAIHPILFISSTFLAILIFSSFSMLFYAKRYNLAESFWAYSYSVFYTFSLFWIAPYAIATANKKGWLTRGL, from the coding sequence ATGGAAAGCGAAACATTTATCTCAGAACAATTTTATTCGAACGGAAGTTCGGCTATCAGCAAAAAATCAGTAAACAGTTCTATTTTCGGAACTAAAGAAAAATCAAAAAAAATACACGTAGAAAGACCGACAAGTCCGTTTGGATTAGCTGTTCTTATTGGAACATTTGTGCTAATGCTGGCAGGAGGTTATGCAGTGTATCTTTTGCAAGACGATTTCGAACAATTTCATTTTGAAAGAATCGCTTCAACTTGGGGATTACCATTTTTAATCATCACAACGATTTTGTTCTTTTATCAAACAGGGGTTTTCTTGTACAGTTCATACTTGTATTTAAGATACAAACCAATCGAATCTGTTTCAGATGATTTACTGCCAACTTGTACGATTATCGTTCCGGCTTACAACGAAGGAAAATTAGTTTGGGATACTTTATTAAGTCTTGCAGACAGTGATTATCCAGCAGAAAAATTACAGCTTTTAGCTATTGACGATGGAAGTAAAGATGATACTTGGTACTGGATGCAGGAAGCCAAAGCAAAATTAGGAGATCGTGTAACGATTTTCCAGCAGCCAAAAAACCAAGGAAAACGTCAGGCTTTGTACAGAGGATTTAAACTAGGAACAGGAGAAATCTTTGTAACGGTTGACAGTGATTCTATTGTGAAAAAAGATACTTTGAGAAACTTAGTTAGTCCGTTTGTGGTAAACAAAAAATGCGGTGCTGTTGCAGGAAACGTTCAGGTTTTAAACAACAAATCGGCTATTTTACCAAAAATGCTGAATGTAAGTTTTGTAATGAGTTTTGAATTCCAACGTTCTGCTGAAAGCGAATTAGGATCTGTATTATGTACTCCGGGAGCTTTGGCAGCGTATAAAAGAGATGCAGTATTCAACTGTCTTCCAGAATGGATCAATCAGACTTTTATGGGAGAACCATCAGATATTGGAGAAGATCGTGCTTTGACTAATATGATTTTGAAACAAGGTTTTGAAGTTAAATTCCAAAGAAACGCAGTGGTATTGACTAATGTTCCTGAAGAATACAAAGGATTATATAAAATGTTCATTAGATGGGCGAGAAGTAACGTTCGTGAAAACCTGATGATGGCAAAATATGTTTTCACAGATTTTAGAAAAGGATCAAAATTTGGAGCGAGAATGTTATTCGCTAATCAATTCTTTAAAATCGCAATGACATATCCTTTTATCTTATTTATGTTCTACTTTATTGCAATCCATCCAATATTGTTCATAAGTTCAACATTCTTGGCAATTTTAATTTTCTCTAGTTTTTCAATGTTGTTCTATGCCAAAAGATACAATTTGGCTGAGTCTTTCTGGGCCTATTCATACAGTGTTTTCTACACTTTCAGTTTATTCTGGATTGCACCTTATGCTATTGCAACAGCAAATAAAAAAGGCTGGTTGACAAGAGGTTTATAA
- a CDS encoding TolC family protein, protein MRNLVKMFSFLLLLSFSSLQSQNFNQEELTFSEFLGYVKKYHPLVKQANLEVTNAQAKLMAARGGFDPKIEVDYNKKEFKGTEYYSLLNSSFKIPTWYGVEIKAGFDDTDGQYYNPQNRTPEAGLASLGITVALGQGMFINQRMADVREGKLNIKLSDAQRKLRAIEVLYQASEAYFEWRRSYNEAELYRNYLGFASTRFQGVKKLIDAGDGAAIDSVEAKITVRNRELNVENGNLKLAKAKLKLSNFLWIENVPVELGDVVKPEQNLIQTIEETLRTDAMMVDVESLDSHPKIQSLETKMDILEVNRQLKANSLLPKVNVGYNYISEPNYWNTFNADDYKFNIDFSFPIFLRKERGNLKMAKLKIQDLQFDIGQQRLELKNKIKAQQTEIASLRRQKIVIDNLVTDYMTMLNSEEKLFSFGESSIFLINSRENNLVSAKLSQISLENQFYISNAELYKILANPD, encoded by the coding sequence ATGAGAAATCTTGTAAAAATGTTTTCTTTCTTATTGTTGCTTAGTTTTTCTTCGCTTCAAAGTCAGAACTTTAATCAAGAAGAACTTACTTTCAGCGAGTTTTTGGGATATGTCAAAAAATACCATCCGCTGGTAAAACAAGCCAATCTTGAAGTGACCAATGCGCAGGCTAAATTAATGGCTGCGCGAGGCGGATTTGATCCAAAAATTGAAGTAGATTACAATAAGAAAGAATTTAAAGGCACAGAATATTATTCGTTACTAAACAGCAGTTTCAAAATTCCAACTTGGTACGGAGTAGAGATCAAAGCAGGTTTTGATGATACAGACGGACAGTATTACAATCCGCAGAATCGTACGCCAGAAGCTGGTTTAGCTTCGCTTGGAATTACTGTTGCCTTAGGTCAGGGAATGTTTATCAATCAGCGTATGGCTGATGTGAGAGAAGGAAAACTGAACATAAAATTAAGTGACGCACAGCGAAAACTAAGAGCTATCGAAGTTTTGTATCAGGCAAGCGAAGCGTATTTTGAGTGGAGAAGAAGTTACAATGAAGCTGAATTGTATAGAAATTATTTAGGTTTTGCCAGCACTCGTTTTCAAGGTGTTAAAAAACTTATTGACGCAGGTGATGGTGCTGCAATTGACAGCGTTGAAGCTAAAATTACCGTTAGAAACAGAGAGTTAAATGTGGAGAACGGAAATTTGAAATTAGCGAAAGCAAAACTGAAATTGTCTAATTTTTTATGGATCGAAAATGTTCCAGTTGAATTAGGCGATGTGGTAAAACCAGAGCAGAATTTAATTCAGACAATCGAAGAAACGCTAAGAACGGATGCCATGATGGTCGATGTGGAATCTTTGGATTCACATCCTAAAATACAGTCTTTGGAAACCAAAATGGATATTTTGGAAGTAAACCGACAGTTGAAAGCCAACTCGCTTTTGCCAAAAGTAAACGTAGGTTATAATTATATTTCTGAACCGAATTATTGGAATACATTTAATGCCGATGATTATAAATTCAATATCGATTTCAGCTTTCCAATTTTCTTAAGAAAAGAAAGAGGAAACTTAAAAATGGCAAAATTGAAGATTCAGGATTTGCAGTTTGATATTGGTCAGCAGCGTTTAGAACTTAAAAATAAAATCAAAGCACAGCAGACCGAAATTGCTTCTTTACGAAGACAAAAAATCGTAATTGATAATTTGGTAACCGATTATATGACGATGTTAAACTCAGAAGAAAAACTATTCTCATTTGGAGAAAGTTCTATTTTCTTAATCAATTCAAGAGAAAATAATTTGGTAAGCGCTAAGTTATCTCAGATTAGTTTAGAAAATCAGTTTTACATTTCGAATGCCGAATTGTATAAAATATTGGCAAATCCAGATTAA
- a CDS encoding peptidase domain-containing ABC transporter, with the protein MTPFKRFYNLLQLDKRDVYQIIFYAAFAGLVNLSLPLGIQAIINFIQSGQLSVSWIVLVILVTIGVGFGGVLTILQLRIVENLQQRIFVRSSFEFAYRMPLIKFKELYTEYAPEKANRFFDTLMVQKGTAKLLLDFCTAFLQVGLGIILLVLYHSFFMVIGLLFIVILWVIFKFSYKDGLETSLNESKFKYKVAAWLQEIARNRESFRKKAAFDYALDRNDGYVSSYINYREKHFQVMKKQYIQLTIFKVIVTAALLSIGGFLVIHHQMNIGQFVAAEIVIVLLINSVEKIIFGLESFYDVLTSVEKIGQVTDMEISCIPETSGKTEKGINIETESINYNYPDHNKKSLKNINLKISQGEKIILSGTNGAGKSTLLRLLSGVLEPESGAMYVTDNYMNRLSEDTYRAQAGTFLQGDTLFAGTIRENIVFGNETLNSDDLKWALDNVGLTPYIKTFENGLENQIHPGGRELSASDVQKILLARSIVGKPNILFLEDPVDKMDELTSNKIVDFLLSEENDWTVIVTSKSDVWKSKCSRMITIDDGKIINDIKL; encoded by the coding sequence ATGACACCATTTAAACGATTTTACAACTTATTGCAGCTCGATAAGCGCGATGTATATCAAATTATCTTCTATGCTGCATTTGCGGGTTTAGTAAACCTTTCTCTGCCTTTAGGAATTCAGGCTATTATTAACTTCATTCAAAGCGGACAGCTTAGTGTTTCTTGGATTGTTCTGGTAATTCTAGTTACGATAGGAGTTGGTTTTGGTGGGGTTTTAACTATTTTACAATTGCGTATTGTAGAGAATCTACAGCAACGAATCTTTGTGCGTTCTTCTTTTGAGTTTGCCTACAGAATGCCTTTAATTAAATTTAAGGAATTGTATACGGAATATGCTCCAGAAAAAGCCAATCGTTTCTTCGATACTTTGATGGTGCAGAAGGGAACGGCAAAATTACTGCTTGATTTCTGTACTGCATTTCTGCAGGTTGGTCTGGGGATTATTTTATTAGTACTTTACCATTCTTTCTTTATGGTAATTGGACTTCTTTTCATAGTTATCTTATGGGTTATTTTTAAATTTTCTTATAAAGATGGTTTAGAAACCAGTTTGAACGAATCGAAGTTTAAATATAAAGTGGCGGCTTGGCTTCAGGAAATTGCACGGAACCGTGAAAGTTTCCGCAAAAAAGCAGCTTTTGACTATGCTTTGGATAGAAATGATGGCTATGTAAGCAGCTACATCAATTACCGTGAAAAGCACTTTCAGGTAATGAAAAAACAATACATTCAGCTGACTATTTTTAAAGTAATTGTTACTGCTGCCTTATTGTCGATCGGTGGTTTTCTGGTAATTCACCACCAAATGAACATAGGGCAGTTCGTAGCAGCTGAGATCGTAATTGTACTTTTGATTAACTCTGTAGAAAAAATCATTTTCGGATTGGAATCTTTCTATGATGTTTTAACTTCGGTTGAAAAAATCGGGCAGGTAACGGATATGGAAATTTCATGTATTCCAGAAACTTCTGGTAAAACAGAAAAAGGAATTAACATTGAAACCGAAAGCATCAATTACAATTATCCAGACCACAATAAAAAGTCGCTTAAGAACATCAACCTGAAAATTTCTCAGGGAGAAAAAATTATTCTTTCGGGTACCAACGGAGCTGGAAAAAGTACTTTGCTAAGACTTTTATCTGGAGTTTTAGAGCCAGAAAGCGGTGCCATGTATGTGACAGATAATTATATGAATCGCTTAAGCGAAGACACCTATAGAGCTCAGGCAGGAACGTTTCTTCAGGGCGATACCTTATTTGCAGGAACAATTCGCGAGAATATTGTTTTTGGAAATGAAACTTTAAACAGCGACGATTTAAAATGGGCTTTAGATAATGTTGGGCTTACGCCTTACATCAAAACTTTCGAGAATGGATTAGAAAATCAAATTCATCCGGGAGGACGTGAACTTTCTGCTTCTGATGTGCAAAAAATTCTTTTGGCAAGAAGTATTGTGGGTAAACCAAATATCTTATTCTTAGAAGATCCAGTGGATAAAATGGATGAATTGACTTCGAATAAAATTGTTGATTTTTTACTTTCCGAAGAAAATGACTGGACGGTAATTGTAACTTCTAAAAGTGATGTTTGGAAGAGCAAATGCAGTCGTATGATCACGATTGATGACGGAAAAATTATTAACGACATAAAGCTTTAA
- a CDS encoding AAA family ATPase: protein MNLNDLTVNDTEKIALDDLFFSNENKTTLLQIIKEHQYIEELKKYNLKVDNKILLHGSSGCGKTTTAKAIAHTLNKKIIIVNLSTIIDSRIGETSKNLKAIFDKTIRERAVLFLDEFDQIGKSRDSDDKDVGEMRRLVNTIIQLFDYFPADSLLICATNHYEIIDSALLRRFQLRLKYEMPADDQLNVYYDKILSGFPSEYQNIKRHYAISYAEALDYIHTTMKKQIIASLDLNQNT, encoded by the coding sequence ATGAACCTGAATGATCTTACAGTAAACGATACCGAAAAAATTGCTTTAGACGATTTGTTCTTTAGCAATGAAAACAAAACTACTTTATTACAGATTATCAAAGAACACCAATATATAGAAGAACTTAAAAAGTATAATCTTAAAGTTGATAATAAAATTCTACTGCACGGAAGTTCCGGCTGCGGTAAAACGACAACGGCAAAAGCGATTGCTCATACGCTAAACAAAAAGATTATTATTGTTAACCTCAGCACCATAATCGACTCTAGAATTGGTGAAACTTCAAAAAATCTAAAAGCAATTTTTGACAAAACAATCCGTGAAAGAGCAGTTTTATTTTTGGACGAATTTGATCAAATCGGAAAAAGCCGTGACAGCGACGATAAAGACGTTGGAGAAATGCGACGTTTGGTAAATACGATTATCCAGCTTTTTGATTATTTTCCTGCTGATAGTTTATTGATTTGTGCTACGAATCATTACGAAATCATTGACAGTGCTTTGCTTAGAAGATTTCAGCTTCGTTTGAAATATGAAATGCCAGCAGACGATCAGCTGAATGTTTATTATGATAAAATTTTGAGCGGATTTCCGTCAGAATATCAAAACATCAAAAGACATTATGCAATCTCTTATGCTGAAGCTCTGGATTATATTCATACCACAATGAAAAAGCAGATTATTGCATCATTAGATTTAAATCAAAACACATAA
- a CDS encoding PLP-dependent aminotransferase family protein — MLRPWPLEIQLDKKSDKAIYLQIADAVIDAIKTGKLIGGNALPGSRQLAELLKVNRNTVVEALDVLIAEGWLISVDRKGTFVTHSLPKFSLLSENKKEQPTVIEESKSYLVFDDGLPDSRLAPMNDLARAYRELFSRKSRWQIMGYSSELGNPEFRKAIAQMLNFKRGMSVSQDQICITRGSQMAMYLASHCILKSGDFVLVENPGYKPAWETFENAGAKLLPVDLEADGLNINQVEEYLLKHENVKAIYVTPHHQFPTTVTLSLKKRLKLIELSNQYGFTIIEDDYDNEFHFGQRPILPLSSYSALKNYIYIGTFSKIVAPALRIGYLATSSENIQKIAKHRKIIDVQGDNIMEEAVLNLINEGKIKRHLKKANLVYKSKRDYFENLLNQYLQNKITFIKPEGGLAFWIVPNAEINVLQVYEKLKSQGIQIMNPERFSFSETIKGFRLGYASLSEKQMEEGIKSLAKLL; from the coding sequence ATGCTTCGTCCTTGGCCATTAGAAATTCAGCTTGACAAAAAATCAGATAAAGCGATTTACCTTCAAATTGCCGATGCCGTAATTGATGCGATAAAAACTGGAAAGTTAATTGGCGGAAACGCGCTTCCTGGAAGCAGACAGCTTGCCGAACTATTAAAGGTCAATCGAAACACTGTAGTGGAAGCTTTAGACGTTTTAATTGCCGAAGGCTGGCTGATCTCAGTTGACCGAAAAGGAACTTTTGTAACGCATTCACTTCCAAAATTTTCCCTTCTTTCTGAAAATAAAAAAGAACAACCAACTGTTATTGAAGAATCTAAAAGTTATTTAGTTTTTGATGACGGTCTTCCCGACAGCCGATTGGCACCAATGAATGATCTCGCGAGAGCCTACAGAGAATTATTCAGCCGAAAATCACGCTGGCAGATTATGGGGTACAGCAGTGAACTGGGAAATCCCGAATTCAGAAAAGCGATTGCCCAAATGCTGAATTTTAAACGAGGCATGAGTGTTTCGCAGGATCAAATCTGTATTACCCGCGGCAGCCAGATGGCTATGTATCTTGCTTCGCATTGCATTTTAAAATCGGGAGATTTTGTGTTAGTTGAAAATCCTGGCTACAAACCTGCTTGGGAAACTTTTGAAAATGCTGGGGCAAAACTACTTCCAGTAGACTTAGAGGCTGACGGATTAAATATCAATCAGGTTGAAGAATATCTGCTAAAGCATGAAAACGTAAAAGCGATTTATGTAACACCTCATCATCAGTTTCCAACTACCGTAACTTTGTCTTTAAAAAAGAGATTAAAACTTATCGAATTATCCAACCAATATGGTTTTACGATTATTGAAGACGATTACGATAATGAGTTTCATTTTGGACAACGCCCAATTTTGCCGCTTTCCAGTTATTCGGCTTTAAAAAATTACATCTATATTGGAACCTTCAGTAAAATTGTGGCGCCGGCTTTACGTATTGGTTATTTGGCAACTTCATCTGAAAACATTCAGAAAATAGCCAAACACAGAAAAATCATTGATGTTCAAGGTGACAATATTATGGAAGAAGCGGTTTTAAACCTCATCAACGAAGGTAAAATAAAACGTCATCTTAAAAAAGCTAATCTGGTTTACAAAAGCAAAAGAGATTATTTTGAAAATCTCTTAAACCAATATCTCCAAAATAAAATTACTTTCATAAAACCCGAAGGCGGACTTGCTTTTTGGATTGTTCCTAATGCTGAAATTAATGTTTTACAGGTCTATGAAAAACTAAAATCGCAGGGTATTCAGATTATGAATCCGGAAAGATTTAGCTTCAGCGAAACGATAAAAGGATTTCGTTTAGGTTATGCTTCTCTTTCAGAAAAACAAATGGAAGAAGGGATTAAGTCGCTTGCCAAGCTTTTGTAA